GAACTGCTGGTGGCCGAGGTCGACCTGGCGCGCAGCGAGCATGTGCGGCGGATCTGGCCATTCCTGCGCGACCGGCGCATCGACGCGTATGCCGACCTGCTCAAGCGCTTCCGTGACTGAAGCCTCGCTCCATTGCTTGTTCCGCATGGCCGTCATCCCCATGCTTGGATTCCCCCCACGACCGGCCTGCTGATCGCATGAGTGTTCCCGAAACCGAAATCACCGCGTCGCCTGCCGCCTTGCAGGGCCAGCCGATCGAGCGCGTGCAGCGCGACGGCGTGGAATACGTGGTGCTGGGTACCGCGCACGTCTCGCGCAGCAGCATGGAAGCGGTCGATGCCCTGCTGGCAAGCGAACACTTCGATGCCGTGGCGGTGGAACTGTGCGACAGCCGCGCGCAGAGCATGCGCGATCCGGAAGCGTTCAGGCAGCTGGACCTGTTCAAGGTGATCCGCCAGGGCAAGGCCGGCATGGTCGCCGCCAGCCTGGTGCTGTCGACGTTCCAGAAGCGCCTGGCCGACCAGTCCGGCATCCAGCCAGGCGCCGAGATGAAAGCGGCGATGGACGGCGCCGAGCAACGCGGCCTGCCGTTGTGGCTGATCGACCGCGAAGTCGGCACCACGCTCAAGCGCGCCTGGCGCAGCGTGGGTTTCTGGCAGCGCTTCGGTCTGCTCGGCGGCCTGCTGGCCAGCGTGTTCGACCGCGAGGACATCGAACAGGGCGAGATCGAGAAACTGAAACAGGGCGACCTGCTGGAAAGCGCGTTCAGCGAATTCGCCAGCGGCTCGAAGCCGCTTTACGACAGCCTGATCGGCGAACGCGATGCGTTCATGGCCGCACGCCTGCGCGAGGAAGCGGCCCGCCCGACCATGGTGGAAAACCGCCGCGTGCTGGTGGTGATCGGCGCCGGCCATCTCAAGGGGTTGTGCACGCTGCTGCGCGAACAGCAGGGCGATCCCGCCAGCAAGGTCGCCGAACTGGCCATCTTGCCGCCGAAGGCACGCTGGCCGAAATGGTTGGCCGCTACCCTGGTGCTGCTGGTGTTCGCCGCGATCGCCTGGGCGTTCCACCAGAACACCGCACTGGGCACGCAGGCATTGCGCGACTGGGTGTTGTTCACCGGCGGTTTCGCCGCGCTCGGCGCCGTGGCCGCCGGAGCCCATCCGCTCAGCATCCTCGCCGCCTTCATCGCCGCGCCGATCAAGCCGTTTCGCCCCGGCATTCCGGCCGGCGGCATCAGCGCGATGGCCGAAGCCTGGGTGCGCCGCCCGCGGGTGGCCGATTTCGACACCTTGCGCGACGACATCGTGCACTGGAGCGGCTGGTGGAAGAACCGTGTCGCGCGCACCTTGCTGAATTTTTTCCTGGTCAGCGTGGGCACGATCATCGGCGAGTACAGCGCCGGCATCCACATCTTCAAGAGCCTGCTCTGACCACGGCTGCGTGACGAGCGGCCGCGAAGCGCATGCTACGATGCGCGCCGCCTGCAGGCTCCCTGCAAACGCATTTCGATATCCGGCCCGGGTGGCGAAACTGGTATACGCAAGGGACTTAAAATCCCTCGGCCGCAAGGCCATGCGGGTTCGATCCCCGCCCCGGGCACCAACGACCGCTTGATGCCCGATCAAACGATGGAGTGCGGCGAATGTCGCCGCACTCCACGATGACGCCTTGCCTGGATCAGGCCGCCGCGTCCTTCAGCTTCTTCAGCGGGCGGATCTTGACCTTGACCGACGCCGGCTTGGCGGCGAACCACTGCTCTTCCTTGGTGAACGGGTTGATGCCCTTGCGCTTCGGCTTGGCCGGCACGCTCACCGCGGTGATCTTCAGCAGGCCGGGCAACTGGAACGAACCGGCGCCCTTCTTGTGCACCGAACCGGCGACCGCGCCTTCCAGCGCGGCGAGCACGGCGCGAACATCCTTGGCGACCACGCCGCTGGCTTCCACGATGTGCGCCACCAGGGTGGACTTGTTCAGCGCTTCCTTGATCGGCTTCGGAGCGGCCGGTGCAGCTTTCGCCTTCGGTGCCGGCTTGCTCTTGGCCGCTGCTTTCTGCGTCTTTGCCATGAATTTCCCCCTCGTCTACGTGGTGATGGATTGGTTGCATTGCCTCACGGCACGCTGAATGTAGGGGAATTCAGCGGTGCCGCCAACGGGTCGGACGACAAAAAACGTTTCCCGGTCGCAAAATCTTCAGCAAGACAACCGGCGGCACCCGCTATTCCGCATTCCGCCAGGCTTGGCGTACGCTATCGGCCACGTGGCGCACAGGTCAGGATGCCGTGGAAGAGGATGGCGGATGCAGGATCTAGCAAACCACCTCAAC
This window of the Rhodanobacter soli genome carries:
- a CDS encoding TraB/GumN family protein: MSVPETEITASPAALQGQPIERVQRDGVEYVVLGTAHVSRSSMEAVDALLASEHFDAVAVELCDSRAQSMRDPEAFRQLDLFKVIRQGKAGMVAASLVLSTFQKRLADQSGIQPGAEMKAAMDGAEQRGLPLWLIDREVGTTLKRAWRSVGFWQRFGLLGGLLASVFDREDIEQGEIEKLKQGDLLESAFSEFASGSKPLYDSLIGERDAFMAARLREEAARPTMVENRRVLVVIGAGHLKGLCTLLREQQGDPASKVAELAILPPKARWPKWLAATLVLLVFAAIAWAFHQNTALGTQALRDWVLFTGGFAALGAVAAGAHPLSILAAFIAAPIKPFRPGIPAGGISAMAEAWVRRPRVADFDTLRDDIVHWSGWWKNRVARTLLNFFLVSVGTIIGEYSAGIHIFKSLL
- a CDS encoding HU family DNA-binding protein; this translates as MAKTQKAAAKSKPAPKAKAAPAAPKPIKEALNKSTLVAHIVEASGVVAKDVRAVLAALEGAVAGSVHKKGAGSFQLPGLLKITAVSVPAKPKRKGINPFTKEEQWFAAKPASVKVKIRPLKKLKDAAA